The sequence below is a genomic window from Lolium perenne isolate Kyuss_39 chromosome 4, Kyuss_2.0, whole genome shotgun sequence.
atagcaaattgaacttaatgacttgatcttatgctacgctcatttgggtgtgtgtccattatatcattcaactaatgacataaccttgttattaataacatccaatgttcatgatcacgaaaccatgatcatccattaatcaacaagctagttatacaagaggcttactagggactccttgttgtttacataacacacatgtatcaatgtttcggttaatacaattatagcatggtatgtaaacatttatcataaacacaaagatattataataaccactttattattgcctcttgggcatatctccaacaaaaataTCCTGTGGGGAGTCTCCATCGGGTTCTATTcgttgttatctttccaacaaaattggtttcatgtcaatcggggtccggacacaaaagttatcacaatttttgtataacatgttttcctgctggcccggtttctTGCCCGGCGTGACCAGCCGTCCCACCGGATGGACCGGTTCCAACCGACCCCTGGACTGGTGCTAGCCGGGGCCATGTTCTATAAGACACAGAAGGGTCCCGGTCATGGccaggtcacaggcccggtctggaccggcctggtccggtcatgcgcccggtccgaccgggctgtggaccggacgGCTCAGCGCAAACCGGCTCCTGTGCTGGTGACTCCCGGAGGCTATTACTGCATGACAAATCCTGCCCCGGTCAAGGCCCGGTCCTagttccggtttggaccggaagtcccggtccctggcccggtctgtccggcacctggaccggacggcccggccccaggcccggttgaccggcctcctcgactgtgctgagctgaaactcacccaacggttatatttcttcctagactataaatatgccttcttccaccttgggcttgaGAAGTTCTTCcagtctctctcctccattgttgactttgaagaacttgccctatctcttgacccccctccatgattcttgctcattcttgagggatctaagagaggagatctagatcttcaatccccaccaatccatctatcctctaagtgaggggaactctttagatctagatctttgagtcatttgttgatttcctctttgttcttcctctctaatctcatcctagcatttgttgctttggtgggatttgagtgtgaaggatttgaacacctctagtgttcttgctttgcatcattgcatagtgttgagctctccaccatgattagttcgagtgagagaccgtgagcttgttactcttggagggtgacctcctagttggcttggttggtgtcccggtgacctcttcgtggaacattgtgaaggggcccgggcttctccttcgtggagcttgtgaagtggttgtggagcttgccatctccggagtggaggaaaagctaaccataaggaaagagccattatccttcgtgggtttggctcggagaagaaggtgagccttcgtggtgttggggaatccttcgtgggacctccacctctccaaacgtgacgtaccttcttgcaaaggaagggaacacgggaatacatcttcgtctccgcgtgcctcgattatttctatacccgagcttactttccttgtgatatccatcgagcttgaagtatctattatatcttgctatcacctgTTCTTCATAtatattgtgcctatcttgcttagctctagttgttgttgttgcacttagttgagcctagcatatttagggtttgtgcttgtagaatAAACATAGTTTAATTCTGCATTCTTACTAGCTAAAtctgtaagagtttttaaacgcctattcaccccctctagctctagttgttgctgttgcacttagttgagcctagcatatttagggtttgaccTGGCTGGGACGTACCTCCGGCGGTGCTCCTTGTAGAGCATGTACTTCCTCCGGCGGGAGCTGTGCTAATGGCACTGCATCATCGATGGCCCGATCTTCCAGGAGCTCCTCTTCCAGGAAGGTGAGGTACTTTTGTTGTGCCTCCTCCAATGTTGCATATCCTcggtagctgttgttggagtAGCCATTGACCTGATCTTGACAGACTCTGCTTGAGCTGTAGATTCCTCGAACCCGCCCGCGAAACACCACATACCACTAGTATGGCATAAGAAGAAGTTACCGATCACAACCATGAAGCAATTCAGAaaagagcaatataacaagttaACAACACAAGTGTTGACAACAAATGATAATCTAACAGGGGCATGCATGATCATTCCAAAAGTTGATTAGAAGTTCATCCTAAACTACCATGGTGTCGTcctaccaccacaacaaaagtgggtgtctCATCCTAACACCGCGAAGTTCACCATCAcctgaggggttagtatataccacctcatcatACTTACAAAAGGGGGCCATCAAATGTTTTTCATCCTAGCTACTGCCAGAatatgcatcatcatcatcatcaccatctccaCACATGCATCCCTGAACCACCCCCTCAAGGGCACCACTACACCTTGACGTGGTACTTGCCAAGGTAGTTCCTCAGCCAGAGGACGCGGTGTggctcgatcatgccgacgaagCTAGAACCCTGGGCCTTATGGTCGACGAGGTGGCTGAGGGCGGCCATGAGATCATCCTCGGCGAAGCCAAGCATTTCCATGACCGCATTGTACAGGTCAGGGTGCATGTCTGTGGGCTTGTTGTCCCTGATGGCCTGTGCGATGTCCTTCACAGCAACAATCATGTTGGTGAAGGCCACCAGCTCGTCGTCGACGAAGGCACCTCTCTTCCTCTTGCCAGCGGTCGGCTTCTCAGGCACGTCGTGCTTGTCAGCATCGAGGTTCACCGTGTCGGACTCCTGGGTTTCAGCATCCTCAGGTGCAGGATTTGCTGCAGCCGAGCCCAGGGGCTCATTGGATCCCATGGCGTACTTGCCGGTGGCGAGGCCGAAGGAGAAGATGGTATGCATCTCGTTGTAGTTGGCGATGGGCACATTGAGGAACTCCGCGTCCTTTGGGTGATCCTACAATACGAAGGGACAATGATGTTAGTTGTGCTCATGACTGATCACAAAAGTTAGTGAGGAGGACTGAGTTAGTGAGGTGCTCACCGCGACGTGCCCGTAGTAGTGCTCACCCTCAAGGACGATGAATTTGGTGTCCTCGCACCACTGAGCACCGCTTAGATCGTGGAGCTTGCTAATGGTGAgccacctctgcctccacttcctcaggtggttgtacacctgagtggagcagaCGGAGACACCACAATGCTCAGCTAGGCCCTTCGCCACATAATTGAGATGGACTTCCTTGAAGCCTTTGTCAGTTCTCACCCCGCTCTGGATCAAGCCGCACATCTTCTCCAACACGAAGCTGAACATGAATGGAAGCCATTTCATGGTGGCATTCCTTTCCTGCCCGGTCTTCAAGGCCCTCTCCGCTTCCCAACGGTTCTTGTACTTCTTAGTGGTGGCCAACCTAGCTGCCACCTCTGCCGCTACCTGAGCCACCAGGTCAGACACAGGCAGAGGGGTGACCTTGGACTCATACGTGGGCTGCGAATCAGGGACTTGCGAAGGGATCTGAGATCCCCCAACACAGACAAGCGCCTGGCTAAAGTCATCGCAGAAGGAGTCCTACACACATGATAGTACATCCTAAATCAAATAAGAAGTTCATTGCAACAGTAGCAACCAGACAAGTTCATCCTAAATCAGACAAGCAATTCATGGCAACGGTAGCAACCGGATAAGTTCATCCTAAATCAGACAAGCAGTTCATGGCAACGGTAGCAACCGGACAAGTTCATCCTAAATCAGACAAGCAGTTCATGGCAACGGTAGCAACCAAACAATTTCATCCTAAATCAGACAGGCAGTTCATTGGACTAACCCCTGCTACAAGACCAAACCCTAGACAACATCATGGCAGTAGCAACCAGAACTGTCGAATCCTAGCAAGATCATGATAGCTCACCATGATCCGAACTAACCCCTGCTACAGGACCAAGCCCTAGACAAGATCTGACTACTCCTAACCTAGATGTAAACATTGCCGTGGTATGGGGATAAGGGATGACTTACAATCATCACCGGAGGTGAAGATGCGCTGGACCAGGAAGTAGATGATGACTCGCAGCCCAGatgtactcgccgtcgccgctGCCGCTGCAACCGTCGCCGACCGGAGATGCGTGCGCCTCTTACCTGCttgccgacgggaggaggagctCGAAATTTGGGGGAGGGGGGACAGTGGAGGAGGGGGTAGAAATAGGCCATGGGGCGCGTCAGGAGGTGACATAATCCTTCCCGCCCCCTTTTCGCTTTTCGCCGATGCGCGCCGCAGCTCCCGCCATCTCCATTCTCGTCTGCGCACGTGCTCCGAAGATTCCCTTTTGCATCAGCAGCCGTGGAGATTTGCCTGCACCGCTGGAAACTGCCGaaccgggcgttcctccagggcctggCCCGACACTTATTTGAGAACCGGTTCGTGCAAGAACGCGGCTCGGCCCAGACAACCAAACGGGCCGAAAATTGCTGGTCCGATgcgagacaaaaagatgcagacAACCAAACGGGCCCTTAGGTGCTACCTAAAAGGGTCAGATTTTTTTTGGGTGCCTGAAAGGGTCAGATGAGTGACATACTTTCGTCAGAGAGAGTTCATTCTGTGATCTTATGGGTCAGTTTTATACATTTACCTTACCGGTGGAGGAAATAGCACATAACACCATATGTTGGTGAATCTTTTGCACAAAACCACAGGTTGAAATTTGTTTTGCACAGAACACCAGATTTCTTGGTAATCTTTGCAAAAAACACATAATACTTGATTAGTCTGTTGACACAGTAATTAGATGATTGGGCCCAGTAGTAGTAaaggcatctccaacgggcgacgcaaacggacgctgagcgaccattTGCGTCTGTGCATgccgaaaatgcgtctggtacccctccagcggtgcgacgcaaagtgaccaggGCGTCCGCAGCGACACAAACCTGCCGCATATTTGCGCCTGGAATGCATCGCGGCGGACGCCCAAGTGACCACTCGCTTCTCCGCTGGGCCCGCCTGGTAGCGAGCCTGTATTGAGGTCATCGCTTCCGCGGCTATCGCttccgcggtcagcgcttccacgtctgcgccgcagccttcgccatcaatgttGCGGTTGCCTCTTCTACGCGCGCTGGCGGGTGGCGGCTGGGCTtatgcgccgccttcaatggcatcgtttcCCGCGAGCGGCCGACCTTAAAAGTCGACCGGCATCGTTCCTGCCatcgcccacacctccactcccaccaccaccgccgcaccACCATGGGAAAGAAGAAGAATGATTTCGAGGCGTCCGGCAGCGGCACCAAAAAAGCTGTAGGTGCTCCAGAAGTAATCAACTAAGGCTTATAAACTGAGTCCGGTAACTGAAGATCAAGCGTAGGTGCTCCAACGGTGGCATTGTCTGCCCCAAAGGTGGCACATGCTGCCCCAAAGAAGACACAGGCTGCCCCACAGTAGTGgcactcttcttcttccttctcttcttcaCTTGTCCAGACCGCGGCGGTGGCTGTTGATGCGTAGGTTGCTGCATATGTGGCTGCACCATACTCTGATGTCCAGGCACAGGGTATTGAAAGTGACCTTGGTACTGTTGATACAAGCGTGGAGACCCCGGCGACAACCTGCGCAAAGGAGCGCCGCTGCGCAGATCCTGGCGAagtcgaggacgaggagggcgaCGGAGAGCCTTGATCGCCTTTGGCAAATCAAACCGCGGCCGAAAGCTCGCCGGGATCGACGTCCTCGACGCCGGCGCCGTGGAGGCTTCAGCCGTCACCGAGATCGCATGCCTCGGCATCCCAAGACCGTCCACCGCCGCACGTGCTGCCGATACAACTCTTGCAACGTCAACAAAGTCCGCGGACACGGCCGGCGGCGTGATCCGTCTGGGAGGGAGGGGGCCTTTCCAGGCCTTCATCTTCACCGGAAGCTTGGGCAGGCGGAAAACCGGCGGTGAAGATGACGCCGGTCTTCCTCCCCCCGCTGGCTTCACCATCCTAGTCGGAGACGAGGACCGGGCTCGCTGCCCACCTGAAGTGGCGGCTGCAGTCTTCCTCTCCCATGACCTGGATGCCGCAGTAGGGTACCCAATCTTGGACCAGAATTCATCAACATGCTCGCCGTCGCCCTGGCCGTCGATGTTGCGGAGAGGCAGCACATGCGGCACATCGTCGAGCCCGCGCCACGCAACTTCCTCGGCCACCGGCCCCGAGCCTGGGGGACCCACCACCGGCGTGAGCACCATCCCGATCGGCGGTAAAACCAGCAGCCGCTGGAGCCTAGACGCCGGCGTGACCCATGCCGTCTCGGTCGCCTCGGTCATCGCCTCATCCTAGCCTACGTTGGTTAGTAGAAGAATATACTGGTCGAACCAGATTGATCGAACCAGACCACTCCTCTAATTGCTGTGTCAAATAGGCTAATTATGTTTTATGTGTTTCTTGCAAAGATTACAAAGAAATATGGTGTTCTGTGCAAAATAAACTGCAACCTGTGGTTCTACGCAAAAGATTCACCAACAACTGGTGTTATGTGCTATTTCCTCTTACCGGTACGATGAGCTTCACTATTCTCGGGTTCCCCATCACGTCTCCGTACAAGCTACAAGTCACCGCGGTTTAGTACAACACCaaaacaaaaggaaaaaaaaagttgTACATCTCGCCTCAAGCGGCCTCGGCTCCTCTTTCCTCTCCGATCCCCGCTCGCATCGAACCCACGCTTCTCCCCCGCAAATCCAATCCAGTGCCCTAGCCAGCCCAGAAGAAATCTTCCGCCATGAAAGCCGCCGCCAAGCCCAACCCGCCTCCTCcgccggcggcagcgacggcGCAACCCTCCACCAAGCCggcatcgtcctcctcctcctccgccgccgatccCAACACCAAGCGCaccctccccgccgccgccgacgccgcgcaCTCCACCCCCTCTCACCCCAACCATAACACCAACGGCCCGCCCAACCCCTCCCCACTTCTCCCCTCCCCGCACCTCCAGccgccgcagcagcagcagcccctCCCCCCATCGCGCCCGCTGCTCACCGTCGCGGCGGTGGACGCCGCCATGGCTGTCCTGGGCCCCCCGCCGCAGTACGGCCTCGAGTCCCTCGATCGCCGCACCGTCGCGCTCTCCGACGGCACCGTCCGCACCTACTTCGCGCTGCCCCTCGAGCCCCCTCCGCAGCTCCGCCAGCAGCTGCCGCCCATATTCCCTCTGCCCCACTTAGGCCCGCCCGGCCCGGGACCTGGCCCTAACAGGTGGATTCCGCCACTGATGCACGCTGCAGCTCCGCCCGGGCCGCCCACAAAGCGGAAGTGGGAGGGTCAGAGCAATGGTGGCGGCCCCGGCGAGTCCTCGGGCCGTCAACAGCAGCAGAAACCTGTTGCAAAGCAGGTCAAGGTGGAGCCGACCTCCTTTCTTAATATGGTGAGGATGATTAACGAAAACACCGAGGTCAAGAACAGTTACCTTGCCAATGGCAAGAATTACAAGTGCGCCGTCTGTAATAGGTATGTTGTGGATATGGTTAGATGCTGCATCATTGCCTCTCTTTTTTGACTCACATAGCCAACACAAGTAATACTTCCAGCTTGGTGTAGGTAGTTAGCTCTTTAGTATAAGAACAAAGTCCTGGAGGCGATTGCAATGTATACAACTTCCTTTGGTAGTATGGTGCTGTTACTAGGATATTCGTAGCTGACAATGCAATTTAGCTGATGGAACAAACCTTTCTGATTGATGTCGCATGTCTCTGTTGACTTGGAACTGCAACTGGCAATTTACCATACCTAGGTGCTAGGCGTCACCCTCCTGCTTAGCCCGTTAGGAACCACTCCATCTAGCATCTTATTTTGTAGAAACATTGGTAGTTGCCAAACACTCCTCTAGAGAACTGTTTCAATTTTAACTGTTCAGAAAGGCGGCAAGGGTTAGTGTTTAGCCATCTCCACAGCTCAAAACAGTTCTGCATATTCATGTTATACAGGGTGATGAGTCAAGCTAAgtaaaagtttgaccaaacttttaggaaAAACAATAAACAACTATAATATTGTATAGATACCACATGAAATATATTTCATGGTGTATCTAacgatattgattttgtattgtatatgttaaggatttttttctaaaaacttggtcaaactttacatagCTTggcttttttcaaaaaaaaagacgttattcattggaatggaggtagtattGGTTAACTTTGATGGGCCCTAGAACTCAGACTGAAACTTTGATCAAGTAGTTTATGCAGCCCATTCTTCTTCCATTCTTAATTTTGTGCCAACATTTTTTACTTTCTATTTGGAAAAAACTTATCCTCACTTTTCTTCTCACATGGTTTAGTTTTCTTTATATGGAGACCAAAATTTATTGCCCGTTTTTTGGTTCTTTATTTCAGCTGGGCTCATTTGCCCATGCTGTTAGCTTTTTTACCTTGTTATGCCTTTACTTTCATGTTAAGTTGTAGTAGCAAGCAAAACTATTTGACTAAACAGGTAGAATCTCCCTTTCTTGCTTTAAGCATTCTTTCTGTTTTTTTTGTTCTTACACTTCTTAACGTATATCGCTGCTCTTGGAATTTTAGCAACCTTTTCGGCCATTTGGAAGCGATTAGTTATGTACTTTGCACGCATGTTTTATAACACAGTTTTATGAATGTTCTGAAGAAAATTTTATGTTATTTCCTTTGAAGATAGCTTTATGCATAATTTGGTTACAGGGACTCTGTAGATATGCATGCACTCCTCAATCATTCGTATAATACGAAGAATCCAGAGTCTCGTGCTGATCATCTTGGGTTGCACAAAGCCATATGTGTTCTTATGGGTTGGAACTACTCCGTAGATCCTGTACACAAAAAGGCTTACCAAACATTGTCTAATGCTGACGCTGAAGCCAATCGAGGAGATCTTATTTTATGGCCACCAACAATCATAGTTGAGAACACGTACAAGTCAAGGAACAATGGGCAAAAGGAAGCCATGAGTAATAATGAGATGGAGAGCAAGCTCAGAGGTACTTATCGAATGTTTGCTCTGTCACTGTGACTTTGATTCAAAATGATTAACTTATGAATGAGCAGAGATTGTGATGTTTTGCGTCTTCATATTTCTTTAAATGAGCGCTACAAATCAATTGCCTGGACCAAAGTCAAAGCTCCATAAAACCATTTTCCTTAAATACGTCATGGCCCTGCTAGAAAAAATAAAGCCCCTTTTGGGGGATACCTATGAAAATTTAAATAGCCTAGTGGTATTTTTTCTGAAGGACTAATCACACTTTCCTCTTGGAAGGATTAATCCAACAATATGATCTCCAGAAATGGCATTTCATAATTTTTTTCCCTCTTAGTTTTTTTACCATACTTTGAGGAAAGAGCAGGGTTGCTGACATTGTGGTTCAGCTGGAAATGTTCTAAGCCTTTTGGTCTGTCTGATTTATTCCAGCTCCTTTGTTCTTACACCTTTTGTCAGCTGTCAAATTGTTTCTAATTTGTACATGACATGGCTGACAGTATGTTATCtgcttggttggaagaagtttatTTGCATTCCAACAGTGTAATCATTAGCATGTCTTACATTGGCCAAAAGGTTGGATTGCATCTTAAGTTCTGAACATTTCATGATCTTTTACCTGTCACAGGATGAACCTTTTTGGGTTATTTGGATAGGTAGGGATTAGGCATTTAGTCCTGtcttaacaacaacaacaacaaagcctttattcccaaacaagttggggtaggctagaggtgaaacccataagatctcgtaaGCAACTCATGGTTCTGGCACATGGATAGCAAGCTTACACGCTGCTCTTTCCATGGCTAGTTATTTGGTGATACTCCAGTCCTTCAGATCTCTCTTTACGGACTCCTCCCATGCCAAGTGTGGTCTACCCCGTTCTCTCTTTAGGCCTGTCTTAACTGGAAGTAAAATTCATGCTCATTCAAGGGATTGGATGTAATCCCTGCCTGTCCAAAGAAGCCCTAGTGTGGCTTTCCCTATAGTTTTATCTCGAATGTGCCGAGATTGAGGTTGGTTCTAATAGGGTTTATATCTATAAGAAGCTGTGTTAATATTGAGGGTTTTGCAAGTATTACTTGCTTTTATACTACAGTTGTTGCAGCAGGCACTTACAACCCTCCGTCCCACTCCCATCAAAGTTTtctgagatttgtctaaattcagatgtatctagacactaaatagcatctagatgcatccaaattttgacaaatctcagacaGGTTTCAtaagacggagggagtataattttTGAAGAAGTCCAAAAGTCTACTAATATGAGATATACTTAACCCCCTAAACCAGGATTAGTGCTTTCCAAACAAGGGTTCTGTTATCCTGGTGTCACACGTAGGCACGTATCGTAAGTGCAACGCCATCACTGGCCACACAACTCGTTCTCTTCCATTCGGTTGGTTTAATAGGGATTTTCCCAGCGAGACAAAGAGGTAAGCGCCAGGGTTGCAAAGGTTGCTGGGGATGCTGGAGGGTGGGACGTGGATGTGGCTGTTCAGCACGGCAGCCGAGCAAGCCGGTCATGGCCTTGGCCTCAAATGGCAGATGGAATAATATACCTGCTCTGGCAGGGGACCACCTGAAAGAGCCCCCGCTCCATGGCTGCCCTGTGACCGACACCATGCTGACAGCCCTCTCCTCTGTGGCCCCACCTCCCTTCGTCAGGTACCAGAAGTTGATCATCCGGAGCTCGCTTTTTGACAGAGGCAGAGGCTGACTGGCCAAAGGTAGCACTGTTGTGCACCTGACTTTGTTCTGTCCCTCCCCTCAGTTGCACTTCATGGTGGAGCAGTAATGGAGCAGCCCTTAGTACTAGCGTGTAGCTGCCCACTTGTCTACCAGCAGAGGATCTTCGTGCTCTCCACAAAGGCGTCATGCTTAGCTTGTTAACTTGCCCAGAGCAACATGTTCAGATTTCCTATGGGGGAGCTGTAAATAGTTCAGCGTGCACAAGCCAAAGAGCGTGTCCGGTGGTTGGTAAAAAACCACATCATCAACAATTCTTGTTTAAGTGTCGTTTAGTCATACAAACCAGCCACATCAGTTAAGAGCACACTAATCCTGGTTTAGGGGGTTATGCATACCTCCATTTCTTCATCAGGGTGTGAGGTGGGCACACAAAttgttagagcaagtacaattgcACACAAATGTGATGGCAGCTGGCTATAAGGGTTTAAATATTgtatttttgcttagttggaaGAGAGAGAAAGTAAGCCGACTCTAAGTTAAGAGTCAGCTGCAGCATGGGCTCCTAGACACTTTGTGAGTATGAGACGTGGGCCATGTATCAATAAAGCACTCCCTGCGATCCATGAAGTTAAGTCTTGGTGTTTAAACATACTAACTTTGCTCTCTTGGTATTTGTCTTGGGGTTCAAAAGGAGCTTTGTTCATGCATTGCTCAGACGGCAGAAGCTGAAACTAGGTCTGTTCAAGTATGGTTGATGGCTTGTGCATACTATGCTTATGCATATTATACTATTTCTTCCAATCTGGTATGATACTATGAAGTACAGCGCCATGCAAAAAACTGGGGGTTGCCTCTGGTATGCTAGACTTGAGTGGTCCGCAGTTTGTGTCACCCTGGCTGGGTAGGTTGCCTCTGGGATAACATAAGAGTCGAggcttattttattttatctcgtACGACTTACTTTTCATTTACTTTGAGCAGAAACATTCCATGGACAGTTAGGAGTTTGGTCTTGTTTGAGATAGGGATGAGATAAGGAATAAGTTAAACAGCGATGCTAGATTTCCACAGTTTGAGATATAGTTTCTGCTACAAGCTATCAAGGCCCCAGTTTTTTTTCCATACACGTGGCACACCCTTCTGTGTGGACATCTTTGTTGGGAGAAAAGTTCGAAAATGACTTGGAAGGCCTCCTTCTGTTTTCACACCTCACATTTGATTTGGGTTTGTCTTACACTGTTACAAACCCAACACTGATACTCTAAATATACTTGGCTCTTGGTGCATAGTTACTCAAGCTAATTAGAATATGGTTTCCCTGCAGTTGCTTACTTATTTCGATGCATGTGAGTGGTTTATAATTATTGCAAAATGTATGTCTATTTTTCTCCAACATTGCATTTGTATTTCTGCAACTTAAGGAGTGCACATGCATACATCCCTCTGACTCGCATATCTATCAAATAACAGTTGAATCTACTGTTGGGCTGTAAGCACGTGATATAAGTACTGACCTATATCTATTAATATGTGTTCTCCAGAAATGGGCTTTGGTGGTGTCACTGTGAAGCC
It includes:
- the LOC127295189 gene encoding uncharacterized protein, producing MKAAAKPNPPPPPAAATAQPSTKPASSSSSSAADPNTKRTLPAAADAAHSTPSHPNHNTNGPPNPSPLLPSPHLQPPQQQQPLPPSRPLLTVAAVDAAMAVLGPPPQYGLESLDRRTVALSDGTVRTYFALPLEPPPQLRQQLPPIFPLPHLGPPGPGPGPNRWIPPLMHAAAPPGPPTKRKWEGQSNGGGPGESSGRQQQQKPVAKQVKVEPTSFLNMVRMINENTEVKNSYLANGKNYKCAVCNRDSVDMHALLNHSYNTKNPESRADHLGLHKAICVLMGWNYSVDPVHKKAYQTLSNADAEANRGDLILWPPTIIVENTYKSRNNGQKEAMSNNEMESKLREMGFGGVTVKPLVGKDGAMSVRFASNLAGLKEAVRLADLFEAEGHGRLQWDQWVQTRGIPSSYVEGGNPMFVKVDEKGQQTWVLYGYLGTASDLDVLDTESKQNVVIKSRKEIDLSD